The following coding sequences lie in one Apium graveolens cultivar Ventura chromosome 3, ASM990537v1, whole genome shotgun sequence genomic window:
- the LOC141712217 gene encoding uncharacterized protein LOC141712217: MPIFCCGVECVVAFGFLRWAWKRCTYIGAYDSATWPEATAGEFSSMPRLCRIILAVYEENLGSPRFQSANWYRMNPEWVIKRVTYKQTMGRSPPYLIYIDHDNQEIVLAIRGLNLVNRDDYKLLLDNRLGMQKFDGGYVHHGLLKSAIWLLKRESETLRNLWVENGSCYRMVFTGHSLGSGVAALLTVIAVNHGGSLGGVSRSKIRCYAMAPARCMSLNLAVKYADVINSVVLQDDFLPRTATPLEDIFKSIFCLPCLLFLVCLRDTFIPERRKIRDPRRLYAPGRMYHIVDRKFCRCGRYPPKVRTAIPVEERFEHIVLSCSTTSDHAIFWIEREAEIALEILKENSSRTLTTPPEVQRVERLNTLEKEHKDALHIAVSLDTPHAVTDPQIRDEEEGFSSGDKIGSQNDGKEAERPSSNSVGERMDWNDVVHMLFNKNECSKMQIKRDVAAASD; this comes from the exons ATGCCAATATTTTGCTGCGGTGTTGAATGTGTGGTGGCATTTGGTTTTCTCAGGTGGGCATGGAAGCGTTGCACGTATATTGGCGCTTACGATAGTGCCACCTGGCCCGAAGCTACTGCTGGTGAATTTTCCTCAATGCCTCGCCTTTGTCGCATTATACTAGCTGTTTATGAAGAAAATCTTGGGAGCCCGAGGTTTCAGTCTGCAAATTGGTATCGAATGAACCCCGAATGGGTGATCAAGCGTGTTACTTACAAGCAAACAATGGGTCGGTCACCACCTTATTTGATATACATTGATCATGATAATCAAGAAATTGTGCTTGCGATTAGAGGTCTTAATTTAGTTAATCGAGACGATTATAAGCTTTTGCTCGATAATAGACTTGGAATGCAGAAGTTTGATGGGGGGTATGTTCATCATGGTCTGTTGAAGTCGGCTATTTGGTTGTTGAAAAGAGAGTCTGAGACTTTGCGGAATTTGTGGGTTGAAAATGGTTCGTGTTATAGAATGGTGTTTACGGGGCATTCTTTGGGGTCCGGTGTGGCAGCGTTGTTGACTGTCATTGCTGTTAATCATGGTGGTAGTCTTGGAGGAGTTTCTAGGAGTAAGATCAGGTGTTATGCTATGGCTCCTGCTAGGTGTATGTCTTTAAATTTGGCTGTCAAGTATGCTGATGTTATAAACTCGGTGGTGTTGCAG GATGATTTCCTACCTCGAACAGCCACTCCATTGGAAGATATATTTAAATCGATCTTCTG CTTGCCTTGCTTACTATTTCTAGTATGCTTGAGGGATACATTCATACCGGAACGCAGGAAGATCAGAGATCCTAGACGACTTTATGCACCAGGACGAATGTATCATATTGTAGATCGAAAATTCTGCAG ATGTGGAAGGTATCCTCCAAAGGTCAGAACAGCTATCCCTGTCGAAGAAAGATTTGAACATATTGTCTTATCATGCAGCACTACATCTGATCATGCAATATTTTGGATAGAACGAGAAGCAGAAATAGCTTTAGAA ATATTGAAGGAGAACAGCTCTAGGACTCTAACTACTCCCCCTGAAGTACAAAGAGTTGAGAGGTTAAACACCCTGGAAAAAGAACACAAGGATGCTCTGCACATAGCTGTTAGTTTGGACACGCCTCATGCTGTAACTGATCCCCAAATAAGGGATGAAGAAGAGGGATTCTCATCAGGGGACAAAATAGGTTCTCAGAATGATGGCAAAGAAGCCGAAAGACCGAGTTCAAACTCTGTTGGAGAAAGAATGGATTGGAATGATGTTGTGCACATGCTCTTCAACAAAAATGAGTGCAGCAAAATGCAAATAAAGAGAGATGTAGCTGCTGCCTCCGACTGA
- the LOC141712218 gene encoding GDSL esterase/lipase At5g37690 — MYKSSNFLNNSTKISMGAFLQLNAIFFITHMVAFSSGASIVTFIFGDSLTEVGNNNYLQMSLAKSNFPYYGVDYQGGMATGRFTNGRTIGDIISEKLGIPSPPPFLSLSLNDDAILKGINYASGGAGILNDTGLYFIERLSFGDQIDNFNKTKDAMNRKIGLDAAEKLCSEAIFFIGIGSNDYVNNYLQPFLADGEQYTHDEFIGLLISTLGEQFMRLYQLGARKMVFHGLGPLGCIPSQRVKSKSGQCLKQVNKWVIQFNSKVQKLIATMNRNLSGAKLAFADTYSAVWDLVHNPAAYGFKVSNTSCCNVDTSIGGLCLPNSKLCKNRTEYVFWDAFHPSDAANVVLANKFFSILFPGPDPPSPTPLPAH; from the exons ATGTATAAATCATCCAATTTTCTAAACAATAGCACAAAGATCAGCATGGGAGCTTTTCTACAACTTAACGCGATCTTTTTTATCACACACATGGTGGCTTTTTCTTCAGGGGCATCGATAGTCACATTTATTTTCGGTGATTCTTTGACAGAAGTTGGAAACAACAATTACCTACAAATGTCTCTAGCCAAATCAAACTTTCCATACTATGGAGTTGATTATCAAGGTGGAATGGCCACCGGAAGATTCACGAATGGAAGGACCATTGGCGATATAATAT CTGAAAAACTAGGGATTCCATCTCCACCGCCTTTTCTTTCCTTGTCATTGAATGATGACGCGATTCTGAAAGGGATTAATTATGCATCTGGCGGAGCTGGGATTCTAAATGACACTGGACTCTACTTT ATCGAGAGATTGTCATTTGGTGATCAGATTGACAACTTTAACAAGACCAAGGATGCAATGAATCGAAAAATTGGATTAGATGCTGCAGAAAAGCTCTGCAGTGAAGCAATATTCTTTATTGGAATTG GCAGCAATGACTATGTAAATAATTATCTGCAACCCTTCCTAGCCGACGGTGAGCAGTATACTCACGATGAATTCATAGGACTTCTGATATCAACATTAGGCGAACAATTTATG AGACTCTATCAACTTGGTGCAAGAAAGATGGTATTTCACGGTCTTGGTCCCCTCGGGTGCATACCTTCCCAACGGGTGAAATCAAAAAGCGGACAATGCTTAAAGCAAGTAAATAAGTGGGTGATTCAGTTCAACTCAAAAGTGCAGAAGCTGATAGCTACCATGAACCGAAACCTTTCCGGTGCAAAGCTAGCATTTGCAGATACTTACAGTGCAGTTTGGGATTTAGTCCATAACCCTGCTGCTTACG GGTTCAAGGTTTCAAACACTTCTTGTTGCAATGTGGACACAAGTATTGGAGGGCTATGCTTACCAAACTCGAAATTGTGCAAGAATCGAACTGAATATGTATTCTGGGACGCCTTTCATCCATCAGATGCAGCAAATGTAGTTCTTGCTAATAAATTCTTCTCTATATTATTTCCCGGACCAGATCCTCCTTCACCCACACCACTTCCAGCTCATTAA